In Macadamia integrifolia cultivar HAES 741 chromosome 5, SCU_Mint_v3, whole genome shotgun sequence, a single window of DNA contains:
- the LOC122079391 gene encoding protein NRT1/ PTR FAMILY 8.3-like: MGSLEEKLLLEDGLLKNDGTGPYTGDGSVDINGKPVLKQNTGNWRACPFILGTECCERLAYYGIATNLVTYLTNKLHEGNVSAARNVTTWSGTCYLAPLIGAVIADSYWGRYWTIAVFSTIYFIGMGTLTLSASVAAFKPSPCVDSVCPAATPAQYAVFFCGLYLIALGTGGIKPCVSSFGADQFDDTDPIERVKKGSFFNWFYFSINIGALISSSFLVWIQDNAGWGLGFGIPTLFMGLAIISFFSGTPLYRFQKPGGSPLMRMCQVVVASFRKWNLEVPQDISLLFELPDKTSAIEGSRKLEHSDELKCLDKAAVVSDLDIRQGDLSNPWRLCTVTQVEELKILIRMFPIWATGIVFSAVYAQMSTMFVEQGMVMNTTVGSFTIPPASLSTFDVVSVIVWVPMYDRLLVPLARKFTGKERGFSELQRMGIGLFISILSMTAAAVVEIRRLQIAKSLDLVDEDVAVPMSILWQIPQYFLVGASEIFTFIGQLEFFYDQSPDAMRSLCSALSLLTTALGNYLSSFILTIVTTVTTKGGQPGWIPDNLNEGHLDYFFWLLAGLSFLNLVVYSFCAGRYKCKKAS, from the exons ATGGGTTCTCTGGAGGAGAAATTGCTCTTGGAAGATGGGCTTTTAAAG AATGATGGCACAGGACCATATACTGGAGATGGATCGGTGGACATTAATGGAAAGCCTGTATTGAAGCAGAACACTGGAAACTGGAGAGCATGCCCCTTTATTCTGG GTACCGAATGCTGTGAGCGCTTGGCATACTATGGAATTGCAACAAATCTTGTTACTTATCTCACGAACAAGCTACATGAAGGAAATGTCTCTGCTGCCAGAAATGTTACGACTTGGTCTGGCACATGCTACCTTGCACCCCTCATAGGAGCCGTTATAGCAGATTCATACTGGGGAAGATATTGGACAATTGCTgtgttttccacaatctacttCATT GGAATGGGTACTTTGACCCTGTCAGCTTCAGTTGCTGCCTTCAAACCTAGTCCCTGTGTTGATTCTGTTTGCCCAGCTGCTACTCCAGCTCAGTATGCTGTTTTCTTTTGTGGTCTATATCTGATTGCTCTTGGGACTGGTGGAATCAAACCTTGCGTCTCATCCTTTGGGGCAGATCAATTTGATGACACTGATCCAATAGAGAGAGTGAAGAAGGGATCTTTCTTCAATTGGTTTTACTTCTCTATCAATATTGGGGCTCTTATATCAAGTAGTTTTCTCGTTTGGATTCAAGACAATGCAGGTTGGGGACTAGGGTTTGGCATTCCTACTCTTTTTATGGGCCTTGCCATTATAAGTTTCTTTTCGGGCACACCCTTATATAGATTTCAGAAGCCAGGAGGAAGCCCTCTTATGAGAATGTGCCAGGTTGTGGTTGCATCTTTCCGGAAGTGGAACTTGGAGGTCCCTCAGGATATTTCTCTGCTGTTTGAACTACCAGACAAAACCTCTGCAATTGAAGGGAGCCGTAAATTGGAGCATAGTGATGAACTCAA GTGCCTGGACAAAGCTGCCGTGGTGTCAGATCTAGATATTCGACAGGGGGACTTATCCAATCCATGGAGGCTCTGCACCGTAACACAGGTGGAAGAACTGAAGATTCTGATACGCATGTTTCCTATCTGGGCTACTGGAATAGTGTTTTCTGCTGTTTATGCTCAAATGTCCACCATGTTTGTGGAGCAAGGGATGGTTATGAACACCACTGTTGGTTCCTTCACCATTCCTCCAGCATCATTGTCAACATTTGATGTAGTCAGTGTCATTGTGTGGGTGCCAATGTATGACAGGCTTCTTGTTCCACTTGCGAGAAAGTTCACAGGTAAGGAAAGAGGATTCTCAGAGTTGCAAAGGATGGGCATTGGCCTCTTCATATCAATTCTATCAATGACTGCTGCTGCAGTTGTGGAGATTAGGCGGTTGCAAATTGCAAAATCGCTTGACTTGGTGGACGAAGACGTGGCTGTTCCTATGAGTATTTTATGGCAGATACCTCAGTATTTTTTAGTGGGGGCCTCAGAAATATTTACCTTCATTGGACAACTCGAGTTCTTCTATGATCAGTCTCCTGATGCCATGCGTAGTCTATGTAGTGCTTTGTCACTTCTCACAACTGCATTGGGAAATTACCTTAGCTCCTTCATTCTGACCATTGTGACAACAGTAACAACCAAAGGTGGACAGCCTGGGTGGATACCCGATAACTTGAACGAGGGACACCTTGATTACTTCTTCTGGCTCCTAGCTGGTCTCAGCTTCTTAAACTTGGTGGTTTACTCCTTCTGCGCCGGAAGGTACAAATGCAAGAAGGCTTCTTAG
- the LOC122078823 gene encoding glutamate decarboxylase 4-like translates to MVLSIVQSPEEGSSSIISPVFASRYVQDPLPRYRMQEKSVPKEAAYQIIHDELLLDSNPRLNLASFVTTWMEPECDKLMVESINKNYVDMDEYPITTELQNRCINIIAHMFNAPVGETERAVGAGTVGSSEALMLAGLAFKRKWQNKRKAQGKPYDKPNMVTGANVQVCWEKFARYFEVELKEVKLREGYYVMDPVKAVEMVDENTICVGAILGSTFTGEFEDIKLLNDLLTEKNKKTGWDTPIHVDAASGGFVAPFLYPELEWDFRLPLVKCINVSGHKYGLVYAGIGWVIWRNREELPEELIFHINYLGADQPTFTLNFSKGSSQIIAQYYQFIRMGFEGYKNVMRNCMENARILREGLVRTGHFEIVSKDNGVPLVAFAFKDKNKNLAFKLSKALRHYGWIVPAYTMPANAEHVIILRVVVREDLSRQLIEKLLSNVETSLNELDDESIVPKITFTVEMNLDESRKEGDDGFLHMPATSIHWRKEKPKISKEVLVMGGKTKGVC, encoded by the exons ATGGTTCTCTCCATTGTTCAATCTCCTGAAGAAGGCTCATCGAGCATCATTTCTCCGGTTTTTGCTTCACGTTACGTTCAGGATCCGCTACCAAG ATATAGGATGCAAGAGAAATCGGTTCCGAAAGAGGCAGCTTACCAGATAATTCACGACGAACTATTATTAGACAGTAATCCAAGGCTTAATCTTGCTTCGTTCGTTACCACGTGGATGGAACCGGAATGTGATAAGCTAATGGTGGAATCAATTAACAAAAACTATGTAGACATGGATGAATACCCTATCACCACAGAGCTTCAG AACCGGTGCATAAACATCATTGCTCATATGTTCAATGCTCCGGTCGGAGAAACTGAAAGGGCGGTTGGTGCCGGGACGGTGGGATCTTCGGAAGCATTAATGCTGGCCGGATTGGCATTCAAGAGGAAATGGCAGAACAAGAGGAAGGCCCAAGGGAAGCCTTATGACAAGCCCAATATGGTCACCGGTGCCAATGTCCAA GTTTGCTGGGAGAAATTTGCTAGGTATTTTGAAGTCGAGTTAAAGGAAGTGAAGCTAAGGGAAGGCTACTATGTGATGGACCCTGTAAAGGCAGTGGAGATGGTTGACGAGAACACGATTTGTGTCGGTGCCATCCTCGGATCAACCTTCACCGGAGAATTTGAGGACATTAAGCTCTTGAATGATCTCCTCActgagaagaataagaagaccGG TTGGGATACACCGATCCATGTTGATGCAGCAAGTGGTGGATTTGTGGCACCATTCCTCTACCCTGAGCTAGAATGGGATTTTAGACTTCCATTGGTGAAATGTATCAATGTCAGCGGCCACAAGTATGGTCTGGTCTATGCCGGAATTGGTTGGGTCATCTGGAGGAACAGAGAAGAGTTGCCTGAGGAACTTATTTTCCACATCAACTACCTTGGAGCTGACCAACCTACCTTCACACTCAATTTCTCCAAAG GATCAAGTCAAATTATTGCACAATATTATCAGTTCATACGAATGGGATTCGAG GGCTACAAGAATGTTATGAGAAATTGCATGGAGAATGCAAGGATACTACGAGAAGGATTAGTAAGAACTGGCCACTTTGAAATAGTTTCCAAAGATAATGGGGTACCTCTAGTGGCTTTTGCATTCAAGGACAAGAACAAGAACTTGGCATTCAAGCTTTCCAAAGCTCTAAGACACTATGGATGGATTGTGCCAGCTTATACAATGCCGGCGAATGCAGAGCATGTCATCATCCTTAGGGTTGTAGTTAGGGAGGACTTGAGCCGGCAGCTAATCGAGAAGTTGCTATCGAATGTGGAGACTTCACTGAATGAGTTAGATGATGAATCCATTGTTCCAAAGATAACATTTACAGTTGAGATGAATCTTGATGAGAGTAGGAAGGAGGGTGATGATGGTTTTCTACATATGCCAGCAACTTCTATTCACTGGAGGAAGGAGAAGCCCAAGATTTCTAAGGAGGTACTTGTAATGGGTGGTAAGACTAAGGGGGTCTGCTGA